Proteins encoded by one window of Leptospira barantonii:
- a CDS encoding outer membrane beta-barrel protein, with product MRTKTLSLVASVLCLVGSSQVFAQTGKKPTAEAAIAPAPAPKAEPEDKKWYDQVEFSGFADVYYMYNLNPKQGSDIDATRAFETSNKNFAVNAVALTIQKAAEKSSPWGFRIDFQNGQNNAFQEAPYSQSNSIYNYNMLKQAYVSMYFPVLKGMTLDVGKMATHIGYEVLESMSNPNYSIGAIFQNTIPFIHTGARLTTQFTDKWAGTFYIYNSGGGTGYNSPANLTTAPTQIITDPTYSGNAASKSYFVEGQSERKAIGTQLKGQLIEDKLSITWNTLYSSDGAASRVDPTKAALATELGNALGDPNIAKYNVSNPNRAHYNKDYWFMNHAILSITPTDKITIDLDYTWSEKSGALANNSLDQKRYNVDATGAEQFNKDTLFWGLNNKRDAKTTYKAYGIFAKFKVNEAWGVNVRVEYIDDKHNNGALTTFNPFMGTNAYISEYKKATDLAVADAVATALAASPTFGQYAVTKEQVLEAMSDDYKNYGGTRNAGQYKTFTVTPVWNFTENLLIKLDMRRDWATGKQFVDQKGEKQDHQYGVTLGVVAKF from the coding sequence ATGAGAACAAAAACACTGAGCCTCGTTGCTTCCGTCCTTTGCCTTGTAGGTTCTTCACAGGTCTTTGCCCAGACCGGTAAGAAGCCAACGGCAGAAGCGGCGATTGCACCCGCGCCCGCTCCCAAAGCGGAGCCAGAAGATAAGAAATGGTATGATCAGGTTGAATTTTCCGGATTCGCAGACGTGTACTACATGTACAATCTCAACCCGAAACAAGGAAGCGACATTGATGCTACCCGTGCTTTTGAAACCAGTAACAAAAACTTTGCGGTAAACGCGGTCGCTCTTACGATCCAAAAAGCCGCTGAGAAAAGTTCACCTTGGGGTTTCAGAATCGACTTCCAAAACGGTCAGAACAACGCGTTTCAGGAAGCTCCGTATTCTCAGAGCAATAGTATCTACAACTACAACATGCTGAAACAAGCATATGTGAGTATGTATTTCCCTGTGTTAAAAGGAATGACGTTAGACGTCGGTAAGATGGCAACCCATATCGGGTACGAGGTTCTCGAATCCATGAGTAACCCGAACTACTCGATAGGCGCGATCTTCCAAAATACGATCCCCTTTATCCACACCGGTGCTCGCTTAACCACTCAGTTCACAGACAAATGGGCTGGAACTTTCTACATCTACAACAGTGGTGGTGGTACCGGTTATAACTCTCCCGCGAACTTGACGACTGCTCCAACTCAGATCATCACTGATCCGACTTACAGCGGTAATGCGGCGAGCAAAAGTTACTTCGTAGAAGGTCAGTCCGAAAGAAAAGCGATCGGAACTCAGTTGAAAGGTCAATTGATCGAAGACAAACTTTCCATCACTTGGAACACCCTCTACTCCAGCGACGGTGCGGCTTCTCGTGTCGATCCTACCAAAGCGGCTCTTGCCACCGAGTTAGGAAACGCATTGGGCGATCCGAACATCGCAAAATACAACGTTTCGAATCCTAACAGAGCGCATTACAACAAAGACTACTGGTTCATGAACCACGCGATCTTATCGATCACTCCGACCGATAAAATCACCATCGACCTCGACTATACTTGGAGTGAAAAATCCGGAGCTCTTGCAAACAACAGCTTGGATCAAAAACGCTACAACGTAGACGCAACCGGTGCTGAGCAGTTCAACAAAGACACTCTTTTCTGGGGTCTGAACAACAAACGCGACGCTAAGACTACTTACAAAGCTTACGGTATCTTCGCTAAGTTTAAAGTTAACGAAGCTTGGGGTGTGAACGTTCGTGTGGAATACATCGACGACAAACACAACAACGGCGCGTTGACCACGTTCAACCCTTTTATGGGAACGAACGCTTACATCAGCGAATACAAGAAAGCTACGGACTTAGCGGTTGCTGATGCAGTTGCTACTGCTCTTGCGGCGAGCCCGACTTTCGGTCAATATGCGGTCACCAAAGAACAAGTTCTCGAAGCGATGAGCGACGATTACAAAAACTATGGTGGAACGAGAAACGCAGGACAGTATAAAACGTTCACTGTTACTCCTGTGTGGAACTTTACCGAAAACTTGTTAATCAAACTTGATATGCGGAGAGACTGGGCGACCGGTAAACAATTCGTAGACCAAAAAGGTGAAAAACAAGATCACCAATACGGTGTAACTTTAGGAGTTGTCGCTAAGTTCTAA
- a CDS encoding CCA tRNA nucleotidyltransferase produces the protein MIDVDPSSLIEKIPDVFREDMIAITRTIRDEGGECYLIGGSVRDLVLSKVPDEFDLTTSLLPEKILTLFKRTVPTGIKHGTVTVLIQDRAYEITTFRKDADYVDGRRPETVEFGVSLSEDLKRRDFTMNALALDLEKKVLIDEHSGLEDIRNKIIRTIGNPIERFTEDGLRPIRAIRFVSSLGFTLESNTAKAILQCRNITAKVSKERVHDELNKTLKTSNPAPALCLFREFSILELFTNVKLYPNENLDVAEKIRELPIFPQSLRLSFLHAWLFGNFEDVNSAKQFMKDLRYSNQNTKDSLFFSSMLASLLSRKNANELKDSDVRRILLHPSCLHAGREHLRAVVEHILNLAYTYDPNLRTFFNFERIIGLLEQPQALLVTELALRGEDILKARPNLPPKEIGTVLGKLLSHVLENPEENQKESLLSILP, from the coding sequence ATGATTGATGTCGATCCTTCTTCCCTGATCGAAAAAATTCCCGATGTTTTTCGGGAGGACATGATCGCTATCACAAGAACCATCCGTGACGAAGGCGGAGAATGTTATCTGATCGGCGGATCCGTGCGCGATCTCGTGCTTTCCAAGGTTCCCGATGAATTCGATCTTACTACTTCGTTGTTGCCCGAAAAAATTCTTACCCTTTTTAAAAGAACCGTTCCCACCGGAATCAAACACGGAACCGTTACAGTTTTGATCCAAGATCGCGCCTACGAAATCACTACGTTTCGCAAGGACGCGGATTATGTAGACGGAAGAAGACCGGAAACGGTGGAGTTCGGAGTTTCCTTAAGCGAGGATCTAAAACGCAGGGACTTTACGATGAACGCTCTTGCTCTCGATCTGGAAAAGAAAGTTCTCATCGATGAACATTCCGGTCTGGAAGACATTCGAAACAAGATCATTCGAACGATCGGAAATCCGATCGAAAGATTCACCGAAGACGGACTCAGACCGATCCGAGCGATTCGTTTTGTAAGCAGTTTGGGATTTACGTTGGAGTCGAACACAGCAAAGGCGATTCTTCAATGCAGAAACATAACTGCAAAGGTTTCCAAAGAAAGGGTTCACGACGAGTTGAACAAAACCTTAAAGACTTCGAACCCTGCCCCCGCATTGTGTTTGTTTCGTGAGTTTTCCATCTTAGAATTGTTCACGAACGTAAAACTATATCCGAACGAAAACTTAGACGTCGCGGAAAAGATTCGAGAACTTCCGATTTTTCCACAAAGCCTGCGGCTCAGTTTCTTACACGCTTGGTTGTTCGGAAATTTTGAAGACGTAAATTCCGCAAAACAGTTTATGAAGGATCTGCGTTATTCCAATCAGAACACAAAGGATTCTTTATTCTTTTCGTCTATGCTCGCGTCTTTGCTTTCCAGGAAGAACGCAAACGAACTTAAAGATTCCGATGTAAGAAGAATTCTTTTGCACCCTTCCTGTTTGCACGCCGGAAGAGAACATCTGAGAGCCGTAGTGGAACACATTCTAAATCTTGCATATACTTACGATCCTAATCTGCGGACTTTTTTCAATTTTGAAAGAATCATCGGCCTCCTCGAACAACCACAAGCCCTTCTGGTGACGGAATTGGCGCTTCGGGGAGAGGATATTCTCAAGGCCCGACCGAACCTACCTCCCAAGGAAATCGGGACCGTACTCGGAAAACTTCTGTCTCATGTACTCGAAAACCCGGAAGAAAACCAAAAAGAATCCCTTCTTTCCATTCTCCCTTGA
- a CDS encoding ribonuclease HI family protein, whose product MISIFCDGASKGNPGPSSIGVVAYDGDKEEFRISEKIGETTNNVAEWSALKKGLEECIRRNFLAVHAHMDSELVVRQVTGRYKVKHPNLLEYKKEVDKLVSSLQSFQITHVPREKNSVADKLANEAFKQ is encoded by the coding sequence TTGATCTCGATCTTTTGCGACGGAGCGTCCAAGGGAAACCCCGGACCGTCCTCGATCGGAGTTGTCGCATACGACGGAGATAAGGAAGAATTTAGGATCTCCGAAAAAATCGGAGAAACCACAAACAACGTCGCCGAATGGAGCGCCCTCAAAAAAGGTCTGGAAGAATGTATTCGAAGAAACTTTCTGGCCGTTCACGCGCACATGGATTCCGAACTCGTGGTCAGACAGGTTACCGGAAGATACAAGGTCAAACATCCCAATCTTTTGGAATACAAAAAGGAAGTGGACAAACTCGTTTCTTCCTTACAGAGTTTCCAGATAACCCATGTTCCCCGTGAAAAAAATTCCGTCGCAGACAAACTCGCCAACGAAGCCTTCAAACAATAA
- a CDS encoding arginyltransferase — MIRQKLQDLVDSLPISPERSCSYYPDRMSQIQYLPFQGEIAKEALQFFFDSGFRRTGNILYRASCNGCRDCLSYRIPLDLFSPSRNRKRLLKKNEDLLIHVGPPSLTTEKEILYIRYQRSRYESFVSGESDQELLEGMRWNLFGYPENSLEMTLSLDGKILGFMILDFASDSLSAVYSVYDPDYADRSLGSFAILRSILYAKELGMKYYHLGYFLPGHPDMDYKKYWTPAEIRESEENHWTSFEEFQKSHPDFSW, encoded by the coding sequence ATGATCCGGCAAAAACTACAGGACCTAGTCGATTCCCTTCCGATCAGTCCGGAAAGAAGTTGTTCTTATTATCCGGATCGTATGAGTCAGATTCAGTATCTTCCGTTTCAAGGTGAGATCGCCAAGGAAGCGTTGCAGTTTTTTTTCGATTCCGGTTTTCGTAGAACCGGGAACATTCTTTATCGCGCGTCCTGCAACGGTTGCCGGGATTGTTTGAGTTATCGGATTCCTTTGGATCTTTTTTCGCCGAGTCGAAATCGAAAACGGCTTTTAAAAAAGAACGAGGATCTTTTGATCCATGTCGGCCCGCCGAGCCTTACGACCGAGAAAGAAATTCTTTACATTCGTTATCAAAGATCGCGTTACGAAAGTTTTGTAAGCGGAGAATCCGATCAGGAACTTTTGGAAGGAATGCGTTGGAATCTTTTCGGTTATCCCGAAAATTCTCTGGAGATGACCTTGTCTTTGGATGGGAAGATTCTCGGTTTTATGATTTTAGATTTCGCATCGGATTCTCTTTCGGCGGTTTATTCGGTGTATGATCCCGATTATGCGGATCGAAGTCTGGGAAGTTTTGCGATTCTCCGTTCCATTCTTTACGCAAAAGAATTGGGAATGAAATACTATCACCTAGGCTACTTCCTTCCCGGACATCCCGATATGGATTATAAGAAATACTGGACTCCTGCGGAGATTCGCGAATCGGAAGAGAACCATTGGACCTCGTTCGAGGAATTTCAAAAAAGCCACCCAGACTTTTCCTGGTGA
- a CDS encoding SDR family NAD(P)-dependent oxidoreductase: MAKKIIVVGASSGIGKELSVLLLEQGHTVTLVARRDKELKTIAAPFKSNAFIIKHDVTNFDQADSTFQKAVKSMKGLDEIYFASGIMYDIKPEEFDTEKDIEMLNTNLLGCVAWLNPAASLFQKQKSGKIIGISSIAGDRGRRGNPVYNTSKAGMNTYLEALRNRLSVLGVQVLTVKPGFIDTAMTQGMKGLFWLITAKEAATTILKAADAGKENIYVPARWGLVGLIIRSIPSFIFKRLSI; encoded by the coding sequence ATGGCAAAAAAAATCATCGTCGTAGGTGCATCTAGCGGTATCGGAAAAGAATTATCGGTTCTTCTTTTGGAACAAGGACATACGGTCACTCTGGTAGCCCGCCGTGACAAGGAATTGAAAACGATCGCGGCTCCTTTTAAATCAAACGCATTCATCATCAAACACGACGTCACCAATTTCGACCAAGCGGACTCGACGTTTCAAAAAGCGGTGAAGTCCATGAAAGGTCTCGACGAGATTTATTTCGCATCGGGAATTATGTACGATATCAAACCGGAAGAATTCGACACCGAAAAGGATATCGAGATGTTGAACACGAATCTTTTAGGTTGTGTCGCTTGGTTGAATCCTGCGGCAAGTCTTTTTCAGAAACAAAAAAGCGGTAAGATCATCGGGATCTCTTCGATCGCGGGCGATCGTGGTAGAAGAGGGAATCCAGTTTACAATACTTCCAAGGCTGGAATGAACACGTATCTCGAAGCTCTGAGAAATCGTCTGAGCGTTTTGGGAGTTCAAGTTCTCACTGTAAAACCAGGTTTTATCGATACGGCGATGACACAGGGAATGAAAGGTCTTTTCTGGTTGATCACCGCTAAGGAAGCGGCGACCACCATTCTCAAAGCCGCGGATGCGGGTAAGGAAAATATTTACGTTCCGGCTCGTTGGGGACTCGTGGGTTTGATCATCCGTTCGATTCCTTCTTTTATCTTTAAACGTCTTTCTATCTAA
- a CDS encoding FAD-binding oxidoreductase has protein sequence MATASKTSSKKKASAKTSKATSVKKSNVELTLPEASKVEAWGMNHYSVSPVVFPEKEEDFKNIFSYADKKGLKLTFRGGGCSYGDAATNTKGVVINISKFNRILEFNSKTGIIKAESGVTIKQLWEFGIEKGYWPPVVSGTMFPTLGGALSMNIHGKNNFAVGPIGDHVLEFTFMTPDGKIHTCTRKKNQDLFFAAISGFGMLGAFLTVTIQLKHIYAGKMKVWPVVSKNLQDMFDYFESEYKNSDYLVGWVDAFASGSSLGRGQIHKAVHLKKGEDPDYPENCKLEKQNLPSTFLGIVPKAWMWLFMLPFSNNLGMRLVNFAKFISGYLTNNKPYLQGHAEYAFLLDYVPNWKFMYKPGSMIQYQSFIPKENAVDAFSEILRICQKRGIITWLAVFKKHKPDPFLLTHALDGYSMAMDFPVTSRNRKKLWELAGELDETVLKFGGKFYFAKDSTLRPEIVQRAFPKKTLETFHSLKKKLDPKGILETDLYRRIMGIW, from the coding sequence ATGGCAACGGCATCCAAGACTTCTTCAAAAAAGAAGGCCTCCGCAAAAACTTCGAAAGCGACTTCGGTAAAAAAATCGAACGTTGAACTTACTCTTCCCGAAGCTTCCAAGGTGGAAGCGTGGGGGATGAATCATTATTCCGTTTCTCCAGTCGTTTTTCCGGAGAAGGAAGAGGATTTTAAAAACATATTCTCTTACGCGGATAAAAAAGGTTTGAAGCTTACGTTTCGAGGCGGCGGTTGCAGTTACGGGGACGCGGCTACAAACACGAAAGGTGTTGTGATCAATATTTCCAAGTTCAATCGAATTTTGGAATTCAATTCCAAAACGGGAATCATCAAAGCCGAATCGGGAGTTACGATCAAACAACTCTGGGAATTCGGAATCGAAAAAGGATATTGGCCCCCCGTGGTGAGCGGCACTATGTTTCCTACGTTAGGCGGCGCTTTGTCGATGAACATTCACGGCAAGAATAACTTCGCCGTGGGCCCGATCGGGGATCACGTTCTCGAGTTTACGTTTATGACTCCGGACGGAAAGATTCATACCTGCACAAGAAAGAAGAATCAGGATCTTTTTTTTGCGGCGATTTCCGGCTTCGGAATGCTCGGAGCTTTTTTAACGGTAACGATCCAACTGAAACATATCTACGCGGGAAAGATGAAAGTATGGCCCGTGGTCAGCAAAAATCTTCAGGATATGTTCGACTATTTCGAAAGTGAATATAAGAATTCGGATTATCTCGTAGGTTGGGTGGATGCGTTCGCATCGGGGAGTTCTCTAGGCAGAGGACAGATTCACAAGGCGGTTCATCTCAAAAAAGGCGAGGACCCCGATTATCCGGAAAACTGTAAATTAGAAAAACAGAATCTACCAAGCACGTTTCTCGGGATCGTTCCGAAGGCTTGGATGTGGCTTTTTATGCTTCCATTCTCCAATAACCTGGGAATGAGACTCGTCAACTTTGCAAAATTCATTTCCGGTTATCTGACGAATAACAAACCGTATCTGCAAGGTCACGCGGAATACGCGTTTCTTTTGGATTACGTTCCGAATTGGAAGTTCATGTATAAACCGGGTTCCATGATTCAATATCAGAGTTTTATTCCGAAGGAGAATGCGGTGGATGCGTTTTCCGAAATTCTGAGAATCTGTCAGAAACGAGGAATCATCACCTGGCTCGCAGTATTCAAAAAACATAAACCGGATCCGTTTCTTCTGACGCACGCGTTAGACGGTTATTCCATGGCTATGGATTTTCCGGTGACTTCCAGAAACCGGAAAAAACTTTGGGAGCTCGCCGGAGAATTGGACGAAACCGTGCTTAAGTTCGGTGGAAAGTTTTATTTCGCGAAGGACAGCACTCTCAGGCCGGAAATCGTTCAGCGTGCGTTTCCGAAAAAGACTCTGGAAACCTTTCATTCTTTAAAAAAGAAACTCGATCCGAAAGGAATTTTGGAAACCGATCTTTACAGAAGAATCATGGGTATTTGGTGA
- a CDS encoding glycosyltransferase family 39 protein produces MSRLNAFLSEIKKNKDLKVFLALFALGAFFRLFRLDLQSPWEDELFSIRASSESSLSNLWGWMKNDPHPPLYQTLLYFWFQAFGPTIFVGRMLSAIAGLLVPLAFFVFAPSGLSGRIKVSVSALLALSTGLIYYSQELRSYSLLILFCTIQLACVLRLSYRSDVETGVTGNAKDVPKEANQNLGTYWSILGISLLASYTHFFGFIWSASVFLGIFIADWIFQRKFPKISFCFGILFAVLFLPALYLLFNSNKIGIASWIPEAGFTAFVVFFDLVFHSGILKKFIPGIVASLALLVGFASLYFQKKETDTESVNLEPADKRSAISLIVILIVFTIVLGILSAIQPLITARNLLVTAPALYFLITTGFSLFPIYKGRRLESILILISLVSLYYFTRYYYKPYKEQWRESSGYILSKIAERPKEFTLLCSSHTYNMEYFLKTAKIEGVTPKIYSKEEADLFIKDPSRKDLVILETSWKYLNMEEVDTLFNRNTFDRTDQLFYGMKVIVLRKK; encoded by the coding sequence ATGAGTCGGTTGAACGCGTTTTTATCGGAGATCAAAAAGAATAAGGATTTAAAAGTATTCTTAGCTCTTTTTGCGTTAGGCGCGTTCTTTCGTCTTTTTCGTTTGGATCTTCAGAGTCCCTGGGAGGACGAACTTTTTTCCATCCGTGCTTCTTCGGAAAGTTCCCTAAGTAATCTTTGGGGATGGATGAAGAACGATCCGCATCCTCCTCTGTATCAGACACTATTGTATTTTTGGTTTCAGGCTTTCGGTCCTACGATCTTTGTCGGAAGAATGTTGAGTGCGATCGCGGGGCTTTTGGTCCCTCTGGCCTTTTTTGTTTTTGCTCCGTCCGGTTTGAGCGGAAGAATCAAGGTTTCCGTTTCCGCGTTGCTCGCATTGTCCACGGGTTTGATTTACTATTCTCAAGAATTGCGTTCTTATAGCCTTTTGATTTTGTTTTGTACGATTCAGCTCGCGTGCGTTTTGAGACTTTCCTATCGATCGGACGTCGAAACGGGAGTGACTGGAAACGCAAAAGACGTTCCAAAAGAAGCGAATCAAAATCTTGGAACCTACTGGAGTATATTAGGAATTTCTTTATTAGCATCTTATACTCATTTTTTCGGTTTTATCTGGTCTGCATCCGTCTTTCTCGGAATTTTTATCGCGGACTGGATCTTTCAGAGAAAATTTCCGAAGATTTCTTTCTGTTTTGGAATTTTGTTCGCCGTCTTATTCTTACCCGCGTTGTATCTATTGTTCAATTCGAATAAAATCGGAATCGCGTCTTGGATTCCGGAAGCAGGATTCACCGCATTCGTTGTATTCTTTGATTTGGTCTTTCATTCCGGAATTCTCAAAAAATTCATTCCCGGAATTGTCGCGTCTTTGGCTTTGCTCGTAGGTTTTGCGTCCTTGTATTTCCAAAAAAAGGAAACCGATACGGAATCCGTAAACTTAGAACCGGCGGACAAAAGATCCGCGATTTCATTGATTGTGATTCTGATCGTATTTACGATCGTGCTCGGAATTCTTTCCGCGATTCAACCCTTGATCACCGCGAGAAATCTTTTGGTCACCGCACCCGCGTTGTATTTTTTGATTACGACCGGATTTTCTCTATTTCCGATCTACAAAGGGAGAAGATTGGAATCGATTTTGATTCTGATTTCTCTCGTGTCGCTTTATTATTTTACGCGTTATTACTATAAACCGTATAAGGAACAATGGAGAGAAAGCTCGGGATACATTCTTTCCAAGATCGCAGAGCGTCCGAAAGAGTTTACACTTCTTTGTTCTTCTCATACCTACAACATGGAATATTTTTTAAAGACTGCAAAAATCGAAGGTGTTACTCCGAAGATTTATTCGAAGGAAGAAGCCGATCTTTTTATCAAGGATCCTTCCAGAAAAGACTTAGTGATTCTGGAAACCTCTTGGAAATATTTAAACATGGAAGAGGTCGATACCTTGTTCAATCGGAATACATTCGATCGAACCGATCAGTTGTTCTACGGAATGAAAGTCATCGTTCTCCGTAAAAAATAA
- a CDS encoding glycosyltransferase family 2 protein, whose protein sequence is MKKRNITYVIPCLNEEKTLPLVLEKLVKLKKELKQYNVEILVSDNGSEDKSVSIAKKYGAKVVHCKERGYGAALNFGITNASGEVVLFADADDTYDFLESPALLAEIEKGAEFVIGSRLDGKIHKGAMPFLHRYLGTPVINWIINLLYSKKGNRVKDANSGFRCFLKKKYLEWEIESTGMEFASEMLVKALRSGVKLSHVPISLHPDVAGRVPHLRTWRDGMRHLLQIMIHSQQLFYYTGFALFFFGWAVTILGYFTGIVAIGPFHIFGIHSLTVSLLVATLGQTVWAIGLFLAARKIPEMRLYSKLNLLSEDLLFWYSARMIFFVFLLFAFIVFRWWRNSFQVLDLEKEILMISFLSVQILNLIGQTITAHLLKRT, encoded by the coding sequence ATGAAAAAAAGAAATATCACCTATGTAATCCCGTGTTTGAACGAGGAAAAAACTCTTCCTCTTGTTTTGGAAAAACTCGTTAAGCTCAAGAAAGAATTAAAACAATACAACGTTGAAATTCTGGTTTCGGACAACGGAAGCGAGGATAAGTCCGTATCGATCGCAAAAAAATACGGAGCGAAGGTCGTTCACTGTAAGGAAAGAGGGTACGGAGCCGCATTGAATTTCGGAATTACGAACGCGAGCGGGGAAGTTGTCCTTTTCGCGGACGCGGATGACACTTACGACTTTCTCGAATCTCCCGCTCTCCTTGCGGAAATTGAGAAAGGCGCTGAGTTTGTGATCGGTTCCCGTTTGGACGGAAAAATTCACAAGGGTGCGATGCCGTTTTTGCACCGTTATCTTGGAACTCCGGTCATCAACTGGATTATCAATCTATTATATTCAAAAAAAGGAAATCGCGTTAAGGACGCAAATTCCGGCTTTCGTTGTTTTTTGAAAAAGAAATATCTGGAATGGGAAATCGAAAGCACCGGAATGGAGTTCGCATCCGAAATGCTCGTAAAAGCGCTTCGAAGCGGTGTGAAACTTTCTCACGTTCCGATCAGTTTGCATCCAGACGTTGCGGGAAGAGTTCCTCATTTAAGAACTTGGAGAGACGGGATGAGACATCTTTTGCAGATTATGATCCATTCTCAACAGCTCTTTTATTATACGGGCTTTGCACTTTTCTTTTTCGGTTGGGCGGTTACAATCCTCGGATACTTTACCGGAATCGTTGCGATCGGTCCGTTTCATATATTCGGAATTCATTCTTTAACCGTTTCCTTGCTTGTTGCCACCTTGGGACAAACCGTTTGGGCGATCGGGCTTTTTCTTGCGGCTCGTAAGATTCCGGAGATGAGACTTTATTCTAAGTTGAATTTGTTGTCCGAGGATCTTCTCTTTTGGTATTCCGCGAGAATGATTTTTTTCGTCTTTTTGCTTTTCGCGTTTATCGTTTTCCGTTGGTGGAGAAATTCCTTTCAAGTTCTGGATCTGGAAAAGGAAATTTTGATGATTAGTTTTTTAAGCGTTCAGATTTTAAATCTGATCGGGCAGACGATCACGGCACATTTGTTAAAGCGAACGTAG
- a CDS encoding LA_3751/LA_3752 family putative glycosyltransferase: MLNRLSSPYVRYAVYALVVVFLAFNRSKLDLKTPFVSSDSEIKYYQTLMVAEKGFAAVANSECAYPGKVYDPEFKYFPFDYPWAFLKENGGRKCIFQYPPIFALMNGLPAYLLGIKIVTLLPLLCLLGCLFFFDRILSLFIDKTWVILIASLIPFALSFPVLSSVEFSEVPLNNLLLLSFAFLLMRSLFTDKIKISREESNSNFRIFSFVSGVLAVAAFFLRTESAFPIFLFGLLGFFSKESRELIPQYLLFSVPGAILSFVFIGILNSVYSGHPMGIRFLQSSEDAMSQFSLGKQISIFQGYLLGDATKTGFLKAAPYTILILGIVSNIFRKKEISGESILGLVGIGTVFSISFLSPYTAGVHHFGLRYLESGFIFLSAGIFIFLYQRTVDFPNAGRVLVLLALFSLYYNYKFTREGFKILFGAIAPYTEIQNEFQSRKIVVHKGQFTNYLIGASYTTAIHFAVINEKDALTLEEIFKKNEVPSYSILEYDMEPLRDPNLPEKQHKEKIAVRFNDPKRYYDMQDSKKILDFTLRTYRLKTN, translated from the coding sequence GCCGCCGTCGCAAATTCTGAATGCGCGTATCCGGGGAAAGTTTACGACCCGGAGTTCAAATATTTTCCGTTTGATTATCCCTGGGCGTTTTTGAAAGAGAACGGAGGAAGAAAGTGTATCTTTCAATATCCTCCAATTTTTGCCCTTATGAACGGATTACCGGCTTATCTCTTAGGAATAAAGATCGTCACCCTATTGCCGCTTCTTTGTTTGCTTGGATGTCTTTTCTTTTTCGATCGAATCCTTTCCCTTTTTATCGATAAGACCTGGGTGATTTTGATCGCGAGCTTGATTCCGTTCGCATTGAGTTTTCCCGTTTTGTCCTCGGTTGAATTCTCGGAAGTTCCGTTGAACAATCTTCTTTTACTTTCCTTCGCGTTTTTACTCATGAGATCCCTCTTTACCGATAAGATCAAAATAAGCAGGGAAGAATCGAATTCGAACTTTAGAATATTCTCATTCGTTTCGGGAGTTCTCGCGGTTGCCGCATTCTTTTTAAGGACGGAGTCCGCGTTTCCGATTTTTCTATTCGGCCTTTTGGGGTTTTTCTCAAAAGAATCCAGAGAACTGATTCCTCAGTATTTGCTTTTTTCCGTTCCGGGTGCGATTCTTTCCTTTGTTTTCATCGGTATTTTAAATTCGGTATATTCCGGTCATCCGATGGGAATTCGTTTTCTGCAAAGTTCGGAAGACGCGATGAGCCAATTCTCCCTTGGAAAACAAATTTCAATCTTTCAAGGATATCTTTTGGGAGACGCCACAAAAACCGGCTTTTTAAAAGCGGCTCCGTATACGATTTTGATTCTTGGCATCGTATCCAATATTTTTCGTAAAAAAGAAATTTCCGGAGAATCCATTCTCGGCTTAGTCGGAATCGGAACCGTCTTTTCGATTTCCTTTTTAAGCCCTTACACTGCGGGAGTACATCACTTTGGTCTTCGTTACTTGGAATCCGGTTTTATCTTTTTATCCGCGGGAATTTTTATCTTCTTATACCAACGAACCGTAGACTTTCCGAATGCCGGACGCGTTTTGGTTCTACTTGCGTTGTTCAGTTTATACTACAATTACAAGTTTACGAGAGAAGGTTTTAAGATTTTGTTCGGTGCGATCGCGCCTTATACTGAAATTCAAAACGAATTTCAGTCCAGAAAGATCGTCGTCCACAAAGGTCAGTTTACGAATTATCTCATCGGAGCGTCTTATACAACCGCGATTCACTTTGCGGTCATCAATGAAAAGGATGCTCTAACGTTAGAAGAAATTTTCAAAAAGAATGAAGTTCCGTCGTATTCAATTTTAGAATACGATATGGAGCCTCTAAGAGATCCGAACCTTCCCGAAAAGCAACATAAGGAAAAAATTGCAGTTCGCTTTAACGATCCAAAACGTTATTACGACATGCAAGATTCAAAAAAGATCTTGGATTTTACGTTGAGAACGTATCGTTTAAAAACGAATTAA